In Saccharomyces eubayanus strain FM1318 chromosome XIII, whole genome shotgun sequence, one DNA window encodes the following:
- the BCH1 gene encoding exomer complex subunit — protein MLSQTSIPEVKEDVVGYALHQRRSRVGQFQDLGPPDLITLVKSLPSSSSTMAPSVSATDNGAGPNINGQDPTTIVTELHSHDKLKGQIGTFFYSMGIDTSDPTSITIFAKKITDLFLDTPQIWFGKKKHFHVSKISISSWNAFRKYDVNIIVHIPGTVQTYIISSDGEQSQLPSVTETSSASNSQDLNVNMIWAETFMSGIVRDIMLMKDNRVDGESQNLVETLIFNPLTSGELEDVATNFIKLFPLVYEKGVNLDAPTYVLNPSLTNNYLVETLVEIVRLTKSLDACRKMLEELIEIHPEAVIILIRVYFACDLEIDAIDLINEQLNSPSSFLVDDSKTSHIQLIFKSELLSIQSEFLLNVKRDYKLAKEVAIEAVNCAPNEFKTWFLLTEAYIKLNDMANALLSLNACPMSQVKEKYVLRRIAPITSDENLHLPLPLDASVEEISSLNPMDVQLEQKSADPNLINLSASSLKSTFQLAYKLLTEIVQITGWEQLLKYRSKIFVMEDEYQGSASSIDEVDVHGNEASKMRSKRLCERWLDNLFMLLYEDLKTYTDWQSEQLYFDAQNSKYHKLTVEWELFGLCAKRLGHLPEAAKAFQVGLSQRFSPVCAKNLLEFYINEHKRIRRDSVLVNSELTSSQILSSINDLDRSIIDLVVKICCWNHRWYIEFSIILIDALSVAVQDMGITKVHNEIASRFSEPVAQLVDDNILKFLKNFTNDTFDN, from the coding sequence ATGCTTTCGCAGACTTCTATTCCGGAAGTAAAAGAAGACGTGGTAGGTTATGCCCTGCACCAGAGGAGGTCCAGGGTGGGCCAATTTCAGGACCTAGGTCCCCCTGATTTGATCACTTTGGTCAAATCACTACCTTCGTCCTCGAGCACCATGGCACCCTCCGTCTCAGCCACCGATAATGGAGCAGGCCCTAACATCAATGGCCAAGATCCCACGACTATAGTTACCGAATTGCATTCTCATGATAAACTAAAAGGTCAGATCGGTACTTTCTTCTACTCCATGGGGATTGACACTTCTGATCCTACTTCCATTACGATCTTTGCTAAGAAAATAActgatcttttcttggacACGCCTCAGATTTGGTTTGGTAAGAAGAAGCATTTCCATGTTTCGAAAATTTCCATCAGTTCTTGGAATGCGTTTAGAAAGTATGATGTTAATATCATAGTCCACATTCCAGGGACCGTGCAAACCTATATCATAAGTAGCGACGGCGAACAATCGCAGCTTCCCTCCGTGACAGAGACTTCATCCGCCTCCAATTCACAGGACTTGAACGTAAACATGATCTGGGCGGAAACTTTTATGAGCGGTATTGTACGTGATATTATGCTGATGAAAGATAACCGAGTAGATGGAGAATCCCAAAATTTAGTCGAAACCTTGATATTCAACCCACTAACCTCCGGTGAACTAGAGGATGTCGCCACAAACTTCATTAAACTGTTCCCCTTGGTTTATGAGAAAGGTGTTAATTTGGACGCGCCCACTTATGTTTTGAATCCCTCTTTAACCAATAATTATTTGGTTGAAACGTTAGTAGAAATAGTTAGATTAACCAAGAGTTTGGACGCTTGTCGTAAAATGCTCGAGGAGCTAATAGAAATCCATCCTGAGGCAGTTATAATTTTAATTCGCGTTTATTTTGCATGCGATTTAGAAATAGACGCAATTGATCTGATCAATGAACAATTGAATTCCCCATCGTCATTCTTAGTTGATGACTCAAAGACAAGTCACATCCAGTTGATTTTCAAGTCTGAATTACTAAGCATTCAAAGCGAGTTTCTATTAAACGTCAAGAGAGACTATAAACTAGCTAAAGAAGTCGCTATAGAGGCTGTGAACTGTGCACCAAACGAATTCAAAACATGGTTTTTATTGACAGAGGCATATATTAAATTAAACGATATGGCAAATGCCCTCTTGTCACTTAATGCTTGCCCCATGTCACAggtcaaagaaaaatatgttCTTAGAAGAATTGCCCCTATCACCTCAGATGAAAATCTCCATCTACCATTACCGTTGGACGCATCGGTTGAAGAAATTTCGTCATTGAATCCCATGGACGTCCAATTGGAACAAAAATCCGCAGATCCAAACTTAATCAATCTTTCTGCATCCAGTTTAAAATCTACTTTCCAACTAGCGTATAAACTACTAACAGAAATTGTTCAAATAACCGGATGGGAACAACTCTTAAAATATAGATCAAAGATCTTTGTCATGGAGGATGAATACCAAGGTTCAGCTTCTTCTATCGACGAAGTAGATGTTCATGGTAATGAAGCTTCTAAGATGAGGTCCAAGAGGTTATGTGAAAGGTGGTTGGATAACCTTTTCATGCTCCTAtatgaagatttgaaaacttaTACCGATTGGCAATCCGAGCAGTTGTATTTTGATGCTCAAAACAGTAAGTACCATAAACTAACTGTCGAATGGGAGTTATTCGGGCTTTGTGCCAAAAGACTGGGACATCTTCCAGAAGCCGCAAAGGCTTTCCAAGTTGGATTGTCTCAAAGATTTTCTCCAGTCTGCGCAAAGAATCTACTGGAGTTTTACATTAATGAACATAAGCGTATTAGAAGGGATTCAGTTTTGGTAAATTCCGAATTGACCTCTTCTCAAATATTGTCAAGTATTAATGACTTGGACAGGTCAATTATCGATCTAGTAGTCAAgatttgttgttggaaTCACCGTTGGTACATTGagttttcaataattctaaTAGATGCTTTGAGCGTCGCAGTTCAAGACATGGGTATCACTAAAGTGCATAATGAAATTGCCTCTAGATTTTCTGAGCCTGTGGCTCAACTAGTTGACGATAACATTctaaagtttttaaaaaattttacaaatgaCACATTCGATAATTAA